Sequence from the Sphingobium indicum B90A genome:
GGTTCCACCATCCCTATCATCATCATGTCGCGCGGCTGCTGGAGCGCATGGCGTCGCCGTTCATCCTGTCGGTCCACAGCTTCACGCCCCGCCTGGCAAGCGATCCCGGCCAGAAGCGCCCCTGGGACATCGGCGTCCTCTACAACCGGGACGACAGGGCGGCGCGGATAGCCATTCCCATGCTGGAGGCGGCGGGGCTGAAGGTGGGGGATCAACTGCCCTATTCGGGCAAGGTGCTGAACGCCACGATGAACCGCCATGCGGAGGGGAACGGCATTCCCTATCTGGGCATAGAGATGCGGCAGGACCTGGTCGGTGACGCGGACGGGCAAAGGCGATTTGCCGACATATTGACTCCGGTGGTGCTCGAATGCCGCGGCCGGCTCGCATGACGGGCGGGATGGAATGATGAGGCGGCGCGCCCTGATGAGCCTGCTCACATGCCTGGCGCTGGCCGGATGCGGCGGTTCATCGGGGGCTGGAGAGCTGGCTGGCAAGGGAAGGGAACTGATCTCCTGCGCGATCGGCCCGGGCGCCGAATGGAGCGAGGACTGCCCCGTCGAACGGGATGGAGAACTGTTGACGGTGCGCCATGCCGACGGTGGCTTTCGGCGCTTCCGGATAGTCCATGACGGGCGCGGGATCGTGCCGGCGGACGGAGCGGAGGAGGCAAGCATTCTGGTCGCCGGCAAAGGCGCAATCGAGTTGAGCGTCGGACAGGACCGCTATCGCTTTCCCGCCCGCTTGTCCGAAGGGAAGAGATGATGCGCGGCCATGCGATCCTGACCGGCGCCGAGATGCGGGAGGCGGAACTGGCCGTCATGGCCGCCGGCATTCCCGAATATATGCTGATGGAGCGGGCGGGAGCCGCCGCTGCGGAGATCGTCTGGCGGGCAGGCGGGAAGCGCGACCTGCTGGTCCTTTGCGGCCCCGGCAACAATGGCGGCGACGGGTTCGTGATCGCGCGGCTGCTCCGGGCGCGGGGTGTGGCCGTGCGCGTCGCGGCGCTGGACAAAAGCCGGACGGACTCCAGCATGAAGGCGCGGGAGGCGTGGGGCGGCCCGGTCGAGAATTTCCTCGACGCCGCGCCGGCGACGCAGATCGTGGACGCTCTGTTCGGCACCGGCCTGTCGCGTGGACTGGACGCGGAGGTCGCGACGAAGCTGCGCGCCCTCGCCGAACAGGCGAGCTTCAGCTATGCTCTGGACCTGCCGAGCGGCGTGCAGACGGACACGGGCGAACTGCTGTCCGATGTGCCTGGCATGGGCGTCTGCATTGCCTTGGGCGCTCTCAAGCCGGCGCATATGTTGCAGCCTGCCGCAACATGCTGGCAGCGGCTGGTCTGCGCCGACATCGGCATCGAGACGTCCCATGCGAAAATGCACCGGCTCGCTCCCCCGCAACTGCATCGCCCAGGCCCGGCCGCGCATAAATATAGCCGTGGACTGGTCGCCGTGGTCGGCGGCGAGATGGCCGGCGCCGGGCTGCTCGCAAGCCAGGCGGCCGCGCATGGAGGGTCGGGCATGGTCCGGCACCTGGTTCAGGGCCAGGTCCAGGAAGGGCCGGGCGCCATTATCGCGGAGCGGACCGATGCAGCGCAGGATGTGGCGCATAGGCTGAATGATGGCCGGTTCAGGGCGGTTCTGGTCGGCCCGGGGCTGGGACGCGGGAAGGGCGCTTCGGATCGGTTGAAGGCGGTGCTTGCGGCCGGGCACCCGCTCGTTCTGGACGCCGATGCGCTGGTCCTGCTGGCGGAGGAGGGGCTGAATGCCGTTCCGCCGGGCGCTGTCCTCACCCCCCATGAAGGCGAATTCGTCCGCCTGTTCGGAAATCTGCCGGGCAGCAAGGTGGAGCGGGCGCTGGAGGCGGCAAGACGGTCCCGCTCGACGCTGATCTACAAGGGCAGCGACAGCATCGTCGCCGCGCCGGATGGACGCGCCGTCCTGTCGCCTCCCGGTTCTTCCTGGCTTTCGACGGCGGGAACGGGCGATGTGCTCGCGGGACTGGTCGCTGCTCGGCTTGCCGTCACGGGCGACGGATTTCGGGCGGCGTGCGAGGCGCTGTGGCTGCACGGGGAGGCCGCCCGGCGGGCGGGCGCGGCTTTCATCGCCGACGATTTGCTTGTGGAGCTGCCAGCGGCTATCGCCTCCCGCCTGTGACCGAACTCGACACCGACATCATCGTCCGCATCGCCGCCAAGGGCGATGGCATGACCGCCAATGGCCGCCATGTTCCGCTCGCCGCGCCCGGCGACCGGATCGCTGCGGACGGCGGCATCCTGCCGGGACCGCATCATGCCGACCCGCCATGCGCGCACTTCCCGACCTGCGGCGGATGCGAGTTGCAGCATGTCGACGATGCGAGCTACGCGGAGTTCGTGACGGCGCGCGTCGCGGGTGCCCTGGCGGGGCAGGGGGTGGAGCCGGGCATGCTCCTGCCGCCCCATATCTCCCCGCCCAAGGTCCGCCGACGCGCATCGCTGCGGGCGATCCGGCAGGGCCGGAAGGTCGTCATCGGCTTTGCGGAGTCGGGCAGCCATGTGCTGGTCGACCTGACGATGTGCGAAATCCTCGATCCCCGGCTGTTCGCGCTGGTGGCGCCGCTGAGGAGCCTGTGCGCCCTCGTCCTGCCGGAAAAGCGCTCCGCGCATGTTCGCATGTCGCTGACCGACCAGGGCGTGGACCTTTTGCTGGAGGGCGTGCGGATCGAAGGACTTGCCGC
This genomic interval carries:
- a CDS encoding N-formylglutamate amidohydrolase, which produces MSEAFTQIDGGDLNILIIADHASAHVPADIDLGIDAALLGDHIAVDIGVAQVSALLARQLGCTAVLGGVSRLVIDLNREEDAPGLLPVMSDGHAVPGNRHADLADRMMRFHHPYHHHVARLLERMASPFILSVHSFTPRLASDPGQKRPWDIGVLYNRDDRAARIAIPMLEAAGLKVGDQLPYSGKVLNATMNRHAEGNGIPYLGIEMRQDLVGDADGQRRFADILTPVVLECRGRLA
- a CDS encoding bifunctional ADP-dependent NAD(P)H-hydrate dehydratase/NAD(P)H-hydrate epimerase, which codes for MRGHAILTGAEMREAELAVMAAGIPEYMLMERAGAAAAEIVWRAGGKRDLLVLCGPGNNGGDGFVIARLLRARGVAVRVAALDKSRTDSSMKAREAWGGPVENFLDAAPATQIVDALFGTGLSRGLDAEVATKLRALAEQASFSYALDLPSGVQTDTGELLSDVPGMGVCIALGALKPAHMLQPAATCWQRLVCADIGIETSHAKMHRLAPPQLHRPGPAAHKYSRGLVAVVGGEMAGAGLLASQAAAHGGSGMVRHLVQGQVQEGPGAIIAERTDAAQDVAHRLNDGRFRAVLVGPGLGRGKGASDRLKAVLAAGHPLVLDADALVLLAEEGLNAVPPGAVLTPHEGEFVRLFGNLPGSKVERALEAARRSRSTLIYKGSDSIVAAPDGRAVLSPPGSSWLSTAGTGDVLAGLVAARLAVTGDGFRAACEALWLHGEAARRAGAAFIADDLLVELPAAIASRL